The sequence below is a genomic window from Silene latifolia isolate original U9 population chromosome 7, ASM4854445v1, whole genome shotgun sequence.
GGCACTACAGTAATACACCCATTATTGAAGACGGACATTTTTCGTCATATGTGAAAAGACTCAAAGATATGGAGTCATAGCAGAAAGACGAGCCCATCTTTCGACAAGATGCTAGCTTAGTTCTATACCTCTGTCTCGAACCCAGAAAAAAAAGGATATGATATATGATAAAATCCGGTAAATCTGAGAGCCTGTCAACATTGTTCAACTGCCCATATCTCGGTTTCTTGCAATTGGGATTCATTTTCACTGAGTAATTTCGTCGAACAGATGGTGTGCACTAgataaaaacaaagaacaaagaacaaaaaaGAATATAATACACACCTGGATTAGCAGTATGAAACTGGGAGAGAAGAAAACAAGGATCTTGAGAAGAAATATGCTTAGCCTTCATGTAAATCTGGTGTCCACATGAGGTAAAGGAGAAGATGCCAAATTTCTGGGCAAGAGACTCGTAAGCAAGATTAATCTTACTATACAAATCTGAATTTATATTTATATCGCAATCACCAATAAAACTTAAATCCCTGATAAAAATATTAACCTTTGACACAAGTGTTCCTTCACGGCTACCATCAATATCGTAATTATGAATTCTATTATGATATAATCTATGGGTAACAACCTCGTGCAAATCGAAGTATATAGACGGTGTGTTTTCCATAAAACTAAGCCGAATACTTTCAGCAAATTTCCTCGCGTTCATGGGCGCTGTACGAATATAATGAAGGAGAATGTAATCATACTCCAGTTTTATTCGAGGACAAAGTATGAAGCTCAAATCATCTCTTACTTGAACCTGGAATTCTTGAATCCATGGATTATTTGGATGTTTTATCTGCTGTTTTCTGCTGTTAATATCCATATCCCACTCTCTC
It includes:
- the LOC141591671 gene encoding uncharacterized protein LOC141591671 isoform X1, whose protein sequence is MNPYLVEDTEVRKKSVEWQMNNKDKNPIMDPYLSEKLRLGMLKREWDMDINSRKQQIKHPNNPWIQEFQVQVRDDLSFILCPRIKLEYDYILLHYIRTAPMNARKFAESIRLSFMENTPSIYFDLHEVVTHRLYHNRIHNYDIDGSREGTLVSKVNIFIRDLSFIGDCDININSDLYSKINLAYESLAQKFGIFSFTSCGHQIYMKAKHISSQDPCFLLSQFHTANPVCFVLAEYMGSAIPVIILNNLVSKWFVQPNSSEPSKELLIGFLCAFGEIRYLSVSKNKLEGELFSVSVQYQDNDDFLKALRTLCCCSLRQGDSGELVDYEVTLGRDDVFPSQG
- the LOC141591671 gene encoding uncharacterized protein LOC141591671 isoform X2; this encodes MNPYLVEDTEVRKKSVEWQMNNKDKNPIMDPYLSEKLRLGMLKREWDMDINSRKQQIKHPNNPWIQEFQVQVRDDLSFILCPRIKLEYDYILLHYIRTAPMNARKFAESIRLSFMENTPSIYFDLHEVVTHRLYHNRIHNYDIDGSREGTLVSKVNIFIRDLSFIGDCDININSDLYSKINLAYESLAQKFGIFSFTSCGHQIYMKAKHISSQDPCFLLSQFHTANPEYMGSAIPVIILNNLVSKWFVQPNSSEPSKELLIGFLCAFGEIRYLSVSKNKLEGELFSVSVQYQDNDDFLKALRTLCCCSLRQGDSGELVDYEVTLGRDDVFPSQG